A window from Lampris incognitus isolate fLamInc1 chromosome 5, fLamInc1.hap2, whole genome shotgun sequence encodes these proteins:
- the foxk1 gene encoding forkhead box protein K1 isoform X1, whose amino-acid sequence MSLRLPRFHVLTATEQARALYRETHVATLYDSLCVLVPRQKTENMADYRDDNGARALLALQSAPCSPVRVGVNSHSYQPPLTLSDAPVMAAHDDGIPSGRLVSLPQALAKLEGRDFEFVMRQRTVTVGRNSSHGSVDINMGHSSFISRRHLQISYDESGGFFLRCLGKNGVFVDGVFQRRGAPPLLLPRECVFRFPSTVIKIQFVSLLEAEEPREKEQISPPPLPLLPHISPLKISIPTMQQHEDHLRTFGSPLPSPTGTISVPNSCPASPRGAGSSGYRYGRNVTSDLQLAAEYAAKAVSEQRRGTAEQRSTGTEQRGESTGDDSPKDESKPPYSYAQLIVQAISSAPDRQLTLSGIYSHITKHYPYYRTADKGWQNSIRHNLSLNRYFLKVARSQDEPGKGSFWRVDSASEGKLVEQAFRKRRQRGVACFRTPFGPLSSRSAPASPTHQGLLSPTSSGLQTPECLSRETSPIPHDHHEQLAHKLASVPEYRYSQSAPGSPVSAQPVIMVAPPHPAAMPSGLGKGLALIPGGGGQVQPLHLLQSTSQPSVTMLRVVTSAPLLSNHPNGYAAASSCTTTPSQQGGAESISELRESQQNREQVIQTVEGAGQVGEGRSLALGLHQLPVRPIAQNGKHTTAVVATATSLANAYALNSPLQILAAQASSSPPVLVNRQVTMGADALAEHPGEPQAKRPKIEDEKGPDSAQPQVTSAPQPVIVAMTSQTHDPRK is encoded by the exons ATGTCTCTTCGGTTACCCAGATTCCATGTTCTGACAGCCACGGAGCAGGCGAGGGCCCTTTACCGTGAAACTCACGTTGCAACTTTGTATGACTCGTTGTGTGTTTTGGTTCCCCGACAGAAAACCGAAAACATGGCAGACTACCGGGATGACAATGGAGCTCGCGCTCTGCTGGCTTTGCAATCTGCGCCGTGCAGTCCCGTGCGTGTCGGGGTAAATTCGCACTCGTACCAGCCCCCCCTCACCCTCTCAGATGCCCCGGTCATGGCAGCCCACGACGATGGCATCCCCTCCGGACGACTCGTGTCCCTTCCGCAGGCCTTAGCTAAACTCGAGGGCCGGGACTTTGAGTTTGTTATGCGCCAGAGAACAGTCACCGTAGGCCGGAACTCGTCCCACGGGTCCGTGGACATCAACATGGGTCACTCCAGCTTCATTTCGCGTCGCCACCTACAAATCAGCTACGACGAGTCGGGCGGCTTCTTCCTGCGCTGTCTGGGCAAGAACGGCGTTTTCGTCGATGGGGTGTTTCAGCGACGAGGGGCACCGCCGCTTCTGCTGCCCCGAGA GTGTGTGTTTCGTTTTCCCAGTACGGTAATTAAGATCCAGTTTGTGTCGCTCCTGGAGGCTGAGGAGCCAAGAGAGAAGGAGCagatctctcctcctcctctcccactcctcccaCACATCTCCCCTCTCAAAATTAGCATTCCCACAATGCAACAGCATGAAGACCACCTGAGGACCTTTGGCTCCCCGCTGCCCTCTCCCACAGGCACCATTAG TGTTCCAAACTCCTGCCCTGCCAGTCCACGAGGTGCAGGGTCATCAGGGTATCGTTATGGACGCaacgtgacctctgacctccagTTGGCAGCCGAGTATGCTGCCAAGGCTGTCTCTGAGCAGAGACGAGGTACTGCTGAGCAACGCAGCACCGGCACTGAGCAGCGAGGGGAGTCCACTGGTGATGATAGTCCGAAG GATGAGTCAAAGCCTCCTTACTCCTATGCCCAGTTGATAGTCCAGGCCATCTCCTCAGCACCAGACAGGCAGCTCACTCTCAGTGGCATCTACTCTCATATTACCAAACACTACCCCTACTACCGGACTGCAGACAAGGGCTGGCAG AATTCAATCAGACACAACCTGTCTCTGAACCGCTACTTCCTTAAAGTGGCCCGCTCCCAGGATGAGCCTGGGAAGGGGAGTTTTTGGCGTGTGGACTCTGCCTCTGAGGGCAAGTTGGTGGAGCAGGCATTCAGGAAAAGACGGCAGAGAGGAGTAGCTTGCTTCAGGACACCCTTCGGACCCCTCTCTTCCAG GAGTGCGCCAGCCTCCCCAACCCATCAGGGCCTTCTGTCTCCTACCTCCAGTGGGCTACAAACCCCCGAATGTCTGAGCAGAGAGACTTCTCCTATTCCCCATGACCACCATGAGCAGCTTGCTCACAAACTAGCATCTGTACCAGAGTATAGGTACTCTCAGAGTGCCCCAG GTTCTCCAGTCAGTGCCCAACCTGTTATCATGGTCGCACCCCCTCACCCTGCTGCCATGCCCTCAGGCCTAGGAAAAGGCCTTGCCCTAATTCCTGGGGGTGGGGGCCAAGTCCAGCCCCTCCATCTCCTCCAGAGCACCTCACAGCCGTCTGTCACTATGCTGCGGGTGGTTACCAGTGCCCCTCTGTTGTCCAACCATCCCAATGGATACGCCGCCGCCTCTTCCTGCACCACCACCCCAAGCCAGCAGGGAGGAGCAGAGAGCATCAGTGAGCTCAGAG AGTCCCAGCAGAACCGTGAACAAGTGATCCAGACCGTGGAAGGAGCAGGGCAGGTTGGCGAGGGGCGGAGCCTAGCCCTAGGTTTACATCAACTGCCTGTTCGTCCCATTGCTCAGAATGGCAAGCATACCACTGCTGTTGTTGCCACAGCAACGAGCCTTGCCAATGCCTATG CCCTGAACAGTCCTCTCCAGATCTTAGCTGCCCAGGCCTCTAGCTCCCCTCCTGTACTGGTGAACAGGCAGGTCACTATGGGAGCTGATGCCCTTGCAGAGCATCCAGGTGAGCCCCAGGCCAAAAGGCCTAAAATAGAAGATGAGAAGGGCCCTGACTCTGCTCAGCCTCAAGTCACATCAGCCCCACAGCCTGTCATTGTTGCCATGACATCACAAACTCATGACCCTAGGAAGTGA
- the foxk1 gene encoding forkhead box protein K1 isoform X2 → MSLRLPRFHVLTATEQARALYRETHVATLYDSLCVLVPRQKTENMADYRDDNGARALLALQSAPCSPVRVGVNSHSYQPPLTLSDAPVMAAHDDGIPSGRLVSLPQALAKLEGRDFEFVMRQRTVTVGRNSSHGSVDINMGHSSFISRRHLQISYDESGGFFLRCLGKNGVFVDGVFQRRGAPPLLLPRDVPNSCPASPRGAGSSGYRYGRNVTSDLQLAAEYAAKAVSEQRRGTAEQRSTGTEQRGESTGDDSPKDESKPPYSYAQLIVQAISSAPDRQLTLSGIYSHITKHYPYYRTADKGWQNSIRHNLSLNRYFLKVARSQDEPGKGSFWRVDSASEGKLVEQAFRKRRQRGVACFRTPFGPLSSRSAPASPTHQGLLSPTSSGLQTPECLSRETSPIPHDHHEQLAHKLASVPEYRYSQSAPGSPVSAQPVIMVAPPHPAAMPSGLGKGLALIPGGGGQVQPLHLLQSTSQPSVTMLRVVTSAPLLSNHPNGYAAASSCTTTPSQQGGAESISELRESQQNREQVIQTVEGAGQVGEGRSLALGLHQLPVRPIAQNGKHTTAVVATATSLANAYALNSPLQILAAQASSSPPVLVNRQVTMGADALAEHPGEPQAKRPKIEDEKGPDSAQPQVTSAPQPVIVAMTSQTHDPRK, encoded by the exons ATGTCTCTTCGGTTACCCAGATTCCATGTTCTGACAGCCACGGAGCAGGCGAGGGCCCTTTACCGTGAAACTCACGTTGCAACTTTGTATGACTCGTTGTGTGTTTTGGTTCCCCGACAGAAAACCGAAAACATGGCAGACTACCGGGATGACAATGGAGCTCGCGCTCTGCTGGCTTTGCAATCTGCGCCGTGCAGTCCCGTGCGTGTCGGGGTAAATTCGCACTCGTACCAGCCCCCCCTCACCCTCTCAGATGCCCCGGTCATGGCAGCCCACGACGATGGCATCCCCTCCGGACGACTCGTGTCCCTTCCGCAGGCCTTAGCTAAACTCGAGGGCCGGGACTTTGAGTTTGTTATGCGCCAGAGAACAGTCACCGTAGGCCGGAACTCGTCCCACGGGTCCGTGGACATCAACATGGGTCACTCCAGCTTCATTTCGCGTCGCCACCTACAAATCAGCTACGACGAGTCGGGCGGCTTCTTCCTGCGCTGTCTGGGCAAGAACGGCGTTTTCGTCGATGGGGTGTTTCAGCGACGAGGGGCACCGCCGCTTCTGCTGCCCCGAGA TGTTCCAAACTCCTGCCCTGCCAGTCCACGAGGTGCAGGGTCATCAGGGTATCGTTATGGACGCaacgtgacctctgacctccagTTGGCAGCCGAGTATGCTGCCAAGGCTGTCTCTGAGCAGAGACGAGGTACTGCTGAGCAACGCAGCACCGGCACTGAGCAGCGAGGGGAGTCCACTGGTGATGATAGTCCGAAG GATGAGTCAAAGCCTCCTTACTCCTATGCCCAGTTGATAGTCCAGGCCATCTCCTCAGCACCAGACAGGCAGCTCACTCTCAGTGGCATCTACTCTCATATTACCAAACACTACCCCTACTACCGGACTGCAGACAAGGGCTGGCAG AATTCAATCAGACACAACCTGTCTCTGAACCGCTACTTCCTTAAAGTGGCCCGCTCCCAGGATGAGCCTGGGAAGGGGAGTTTTTGGCGTGTGGACTCTGCCTCTGAGGGCAAGTTGGTGGAGCAGGCATTCAGGAAAAGACGGCAGAGAGGAGTAGCTTGCTTCAGGACACCCTTCGGACCCCTCTCTTCCAG GAGTGCGCCAGCCTCCCCAACCCATCAGGGCCTTCTGTCTCCTACCTCCAGTGGGCTACAAACCCCCGAATGTCTGAGCAGAGAGACTTCTCCTATTCCCCATGACCACCATGAGCAGCTTGCTCACAAACTAGCATCTGTACCAGAGTATAGGTACTCTCAGAGTGCCCCAG GTTCTCCAGTCAGTGCCCAACCTGTTATCATGGTCGCACCCCCTCACCCTGCTGCCATGCCCTCAGGCCTAGGAAAAGGCCTTGCCCTAATTCCTGGGGGTGGGGGCCAAGTCCAGCCCCTCCATCTCCTCCAGAGCACCTCACAGCCGTCTGTCACTATGCTGCGGGTGGTTACCAGTGCCCCTCTGTTGTCCAACCATCCCAATGGATACGCCGCCGCCTCTTCCTGCACCACCACCCCAAGCCAGCAGGGAGGAGCAGAGAGCATCAGTGAGCTCAGAG AGTCCCAGCAGAACCGTGAACAAGTGATCCAGACCGTGGAAGGAGCAGGGCAGGTTGGCGAGGGGCGGAGCCTAGCCCTAGGTTTACATCAACTGCCTGTTCGTCCCATTGCTCAGAATGGCAAGCATACCACTGCTGTTGTTGCCACAGCAACGAGCCTTGCCAATGCCTATG CCCTGAACAGTCCTCTCCAGATCTTAGCTGCCCAGGCCTCTAGCTCCCCTCCTGTACTGGTGAACAGGCAGGTCACTATGGGAGCTGATGCCCTTGCAGAGCATCCAGGTGAGCCCCAGGCCAAAAGGCCTAAAATAGAAGATGAGAAGGGCCCTGACTCTGCTCAGCCTCAAGTCACATCAGCCCCACAGCCTGTCATTGTTGCCATGACATCACAAACTCATGACCCTAGGAAGTGA